From Cydia pomonella isolate Wapato2018A chromosome 26, ilCydPomo1, whole genome shotgun sequence, one genomic window encodes:
- the LOC133532074 gene encoding fibrohexamerin-like, whose protein sequence is MLTKALVVFAALSLATGKKYGDVVRPCVLSDHHCIRDNLKANSHCQPRVRGSLPGQYTIGQWRFETPYFNASYIDQGLVIRNHDKCRVSEFFFNRKTDVAVIAIDCPNLDFESDRLLLQHYSLKEDSTYNYHIRGKYPLVRLTMNVPKANRLNICNGFTFADVTALPKFHIDPKDKQTADFLTPDLSYLNIYERETFFYRANYLLRSYINSYICDFGCN, encoded by the exons ATGCTGACCAAAGCGCTCGTCGTGTTCGCAGCTCTTTCCCTGGCCACCGGGAAGAAAT acGGCGATGTAGTCCGCCCTTGCGTGCTGAGCGACCACCACTGTATCCGGGACAATCTGAAGGCGAACTCGCACTGCCAGCCCAGGGTCCGGGGTTCGCTTCCCGGCCAGTACACCATCGGGCAGTGGCGGTTCGAGACTCCGTACTTCAACGCCTCGTATATTGACCAGGGGCTGGTTATTAGGAACCATGATAAATGCCGCGTCTCTGAGTTCTT CTTCAACCGGAAGACCGATGTGGCTGTCATCGCCATCGACTGCCCCAACCTCGACTTCGAGTCCGACCGTCTGCTTCTGCAGCATTACTCCCTGAAGGAGGACTCCACTTACAACTACCACATCAGGGGCAAATACC CTCTGGTCCGTTTGACGATGAACGTGCCCAAAGCCAACCGTCTGAACATTTGCAACGGCTTCACTTTCGCCGACGTCACGGCTCTGCCCAAATTCCACATTGACCCTAAAG ACAAGCAAACAGCGGACTTCCTGACCCCGGACCTGTCCTACCTGAACATCTACGAGCGAGAAACGTTCTTCTACCGCGCTAACTACCTGCTCCGGTCCTACATCAACTCCTACATCTGCGACTTCGGTTGCAACTAA